In Cytophagia bacterium CHB2, the following are encoded in one genomic region:
- a CDS encoding HEAT repeat domain-containing protein — ALLHTLTSDPNVNVRLAAVDALYSFGNQAGMRHELVESLRRQTSPLVQIALIDLLVKMREKQSLDTFRQLLQDEQLNHEVKQRVEWGIQQLL, encoded by the coding sequence CGGCATTGTTGCACACATTGACCTCTGACCCGAATGTCAACGTGAGGCTCGCGGCCGTGGATGCGCTTTATTCGTTTGGCAACCAGGCCGGCATGCGGCACGAGCTGGTGGAATCTCTGCGCCGGCAAACCTCGCCACTGGTGCAGATTGCGTTGATCGATCTGCTGGTAAAAATGCGCGAGAAACAATCGCTCGACACGTTTCGCCAGCTTTTGCAAGATGAACAGCTCAATCATGAAGTCAAACAACGCGTGGAATGGGGCATTCAACAATTGCTTTAA